A single genomic interval of Stieleria maiorica harbors:
- a CDS encoding GumC family protein, which translates to MSIPSDTGCRSVTAPGQPPTMHSAIGKSFHRGIPEFSDLMLACRHHAVLTFVVGSVFAVSLALAAWTMIRPNYHAEALVRVREKSNVVFAPQTSRAEDIAFFRSQAALVRSHQVLSAAFDDEEVRQLPDAIPEGDRVEWLDGLLRVETQSGSEVISITVHHESPQVAQAYCNAITRAYLDEITHRIASDRRLRETQLEQAVAAADAQLDALWDELNSVARSVGSDSSESLTIRDEMQFQSYRDYAQQLQAAQLRGNQLQSQLEEYQANHGGPSTVSDEVVEKLLRQNAEIIAARKQLLGLELQCQQMQKIAASAESPQMRRLTDQRDLYAGELEELVNRTRAEISETLQIQAQSERQQSLAKLKQQIELNRSEKEYLRERMTELNSVVSRTTPKTAVPLDMSRHAVERQSRLADGLWKALQEFRIESQSQPRVALQSLATLPEQANHSRQLRAAAVSGVGGWMLVMFMIGYLEWRDCRVRSARDLISRSAFPVFGTNAYAASQPKSWFGRRQKHVSGGVREAAARIILRNQDASRPVALMVSSCIADEPRHLISQELVMLLGNFGRRALLVDCDTDRSQLSHALGAAQSPGIRQLSVGSESLSAEAITERLIATNQSAVDFLPIGTMADDQTWIDPRMLRAVVAAMRQHYDAIIINGPSIMGSAEGALLAEEVDSSVIAVFVDHSRWNQLVLCEQSAAESGIPLSGSILHPGTGKPGLRLNPDQKPVLPNRSLAADGTESETALQMEIGALQEEIRRVQADGDESNQQKTSPDVTNHTGKATHS; encoded by the coding sequence ATGTCAATTCCTTCCGACACCGGTTGCCGCTCGGTAACCGCCCCTGGCCAACCGCCGACGATGCACAGCGCGATCGGGAAATCGTTTCATCGCGGAATTCCGGAGTTCAGCGACCTGATGTTGGCGTGTCGGCACCATGCCGTGTTGACCTTCGTCGTGGGCAGTGTGTTTGCGGTGTCACTCGCGCTGGCCGCGTGGACGATGATCCGGCCGAACTATCATGCGGAAGCTTTGGTGCGAGTCCGCGAAAAATCCAACGTGGTGTTTGCGCCGCAAACCTCGAGGGCAGAAGACATCGCGTTCTTTCGTTCCCAGGCCGCCCTGGTACGATCTCACCAAGTCCTGTCGGCTGCGTTTGACGATGAAGAGGTCCGCCAACTGCCCGATGCGATCCCCGAGGGGGATCGAGTCGAATGGCTGGATGGGTTACTGCGGGTCGAGACCCAGTCGGGATCGGAGGTGATCAGCATCACCGTTCATCACGAATCCCCGCAAGTGGCACAAGCGTACTGCAACGCAATCACGCGGGCGTATTTGGACGAGATCACGCACCGGATCGCCTCGGACCGCCGACTTCGTGAAACCCAGTTGGAACAAGCCGTCGCGGCTGCGGATGCCCAGTTGGACGCCCTCTGGGACGAACTGAACAGCGTTGCGCGGTCGGTGGGCTCGGACAGTTCGGAATCGTTGACGATTCGCGACGAAATGCAGTTCCAGTCCTATCGGGATTACGCCCAACAGTTGCAAGCGGCACAGCTGAGGGGCAATCAATTGCAAAGCCAGCTGGAAGAGTACCAGGCCAACCATGGCGGACCGTCCACGGTCAGCGATGAGGTCGTCGAAAAATTGCTGCGACAGAACGCCGAGATCATCGCCGCTCGCAAGCAACTGCTGGGGCTGGAGCTGCAGTGTCAGCAGATGCAAAAGATCGCCGCCAGCGCCGAATCGCCCCAGATGCGGCGATTGACCGACCAGCGAGACTTGTATGCCGGTGAACTCGAAGAGCTGGTCAATCGAACACGGGCTGAAATCAGCGAGACGTTGCAAATCCAGGCACAATCGGAACGCCAGCAATCGCTCGCCAAGCTCAAACAACAGATCGAACTCAATCGCAGCGAGAAAGAGTACTTGCGTGAGCGAATGACGGAACTCAATTCTGTCGTGTCGCGCACGACGCCCAAGACCGCCGTGCCGTTGGACATGTCACGTCACGCCGTCGAACGCCAAAGCCGGCTGGCCGACGGATTGTGGAAGGCACTGCAGGAATTTCGGATCGAATCCCAATCTCAGCCGCGGGTTGCGTTGCAGTCTCTGGCGACGCTGCCCGAGCAGGCCAATCATTCGCGTCAATTGAGAGCCGCGGCGGTCAGCGGGGTGGGCGGATGGATGTTGGTGATGTTCATGATCGGCTACCTCGAATGGCGGGACTGCCGCGTGCGGTCGGCACGGGACCTGATTTCCCGATCCGCGTTTCCGGTTTTTGGCACCAATGCCTACGCCGCATCGCAGCCGAAATCGTGGTTCGGACGGCGTCAAAAACATGTCAGCGGCGGTGTCCGTGAAGCGGCCGCGAGGATCATTTTGCGGAATCAGGACGCGTCGCGTCCCGTCGCGCTGATGGTCAGCAGCTGCATCGCCGATGAACCGCGGCACCTGATTTCGCAGGAGCTGGTCATGCTGTTGGGCAACTTTGGGCGGCGCGCCCTGTTGGTCGACTGCGACACCGACCGGTCTCAATTAAGTCATGCACTGGGGGCGGCACAGTCGCCCGGCATCCGCCAACTGTCCGTCGGCAGCGAGTCGTTGTCGGCCGAGGCGATCACGGAACGTTTGATCGCGACGAATCAATCGGCGGTGGATTTCCTGCCGATCGGAACCATGGCCGACGACCAAACCTGGATCGATCCACGAATGCTTCGCGCAGTGGTCGCCGCCATGCGTCAACACTATGACGCCATCATCATCAACGGCCCATCGATCATGGGGTCGGCCGAAGGTGCGTTGCTGGCCGAAGAAGTCGATTCGAGTGTGATCGCAGTGTTCGTCGACCACAGCCGCTGGAACCAGCTGGTGTTGTGCGAGCAGTCGGCCGCTGAATCTGGAATCCCGCTGTCCGGTTCGATTCTGCACCCGGGCACCGGGAAGCCGGGGCTGCGTCTAAACCCCGATCAAAAGCCAGTATTGCCGAACCGATCACTGGCTGCCGACGGCACCGAAAGTGAAACCGCACTCCAGATGGAAATCGGTGCGTTGCAAGAAGAGATTCGTCGCGTTCAGGCGGACGGAGACGAATCGAATCAACAGAAAACCTCCCCCGACGTGACGAACCACACAGGCAAAGCGACCCATTCATGA
- a CDS encoding sugar transferase translates to MKHAPLTTPAASVVAFATDSDRIVHPAHPPVSNPSSATTTDAAAPDMPVTRLAAVEAALVSPAVPTPYFRVKTIVELVMTMLLMSVAIPIMAFVAIAILVCDGRPIFYRQVRVGKNGKNFRIWKFRTMKTGAEKHTGPVWSSPNDSRVTRLGRWLRCCHLDELPQFINVLAGDMSLVGPRPERPEFVRTLSEEVPGYLQRTRVRPGITGLAQLKLGYDESIVGIPQKVACDLHYICTASLVEDLKLLLSTLPYIAGQLCFKLRAKPKSHPQRETAAVDVTRSGDVESEEATVIELTQNVA, encoded by the coding sequence ATGAAGCACGCACCGTTGACCACTCCCGCAGCATCCGTGGTGGCATTTGCGACCGACTCGGACAGGATCGTCCATCCGGCGCATCCTCCTGTGTCAAATCCGTCCAGCGCTACGACCACCGACGCCGCGGCTCCCGATATGCCCGTCACCCGGCTGGCCGCAGTCGAAGCCGCACTGGTATCGCCTGCGGTTCCAACACCTTACTTTCGCGTCAAAACGATCGTCGAATTGGTGATGACGATGCTGTTGATGTCGGTCGCGATTCCGATCATGGCGTTCGTTGCGATCGCCATCTTGGTGTGCGACGGACGTCCGATTTTTTATCGTCAGGTGCGGGTGGGAAAAAACGGCAAAAACTTTCGCATCTGGAAGTTTCGCACCATGAAAACCGGTGCGGAAAAGCACACCGGCCCGGTTTGGAGCAGCCCCAACGATTCGCGGGTCACCCGGTTGGGTCGTTGGTTGAGGTGCTGCCATCTGGATGAATTGCCACAGTTCATCAACGTGTTGGCGGGCGACATGAGTCTGGTCGGTCCGCGTCCGGAACGCCCCGAATTCGTACGCACCCTGTCCGAAGAAGTGCCGGGCTACTTACAGCGGACTCGGGTGCGTCCGGGAATCACCGGGCTCGCACAATTGAAGCTGGGCTATGACGAGTCGATCGTCGGTATCCCGCAAAAAGTTGCTTGCGATCTGCACTACATTTGCACTGCGAGTCTGGTCGAGGATCTGAAGCTGCTGCTGTCGACGCTGCCGTACATCGCGGGGCAGTTGTGTTTCAAGTTGAGGGCGAAACCCAAATCGCATCCGCAGCGAGAGACCGCCGCGGTGGACGTCACGCGATCGGGCGACGTGGAGTCAGAGGAGGCAACCGTGATCGAGCTGACGCAGAACGTGGCCTGA
- a CDS encoding glycosyltransferase family 2 protein gives MSGSLVGLFYAYLGYPLLIAVLARVFGRDESPVAAARRQDLPEVTVLIAAHNAANYLTERIENILACDYPPERLNILVASDGSTDQTGRVVSEFNDSRIKVISFKTRRGKAATLIDAVGSVASPVVIFTDATTRFDKHSVRRLARHFADRHVGLVAGKVTMIDEHGSASESLYWKLENKIRACEARLGITLGASGAIYAISRSMFVAPSRPTINDDMVLPMLVRMTHPCRLVFDPTAQAYSSSTGGIRAEFSRRQRIGLGAMQCLAVLRGLLRWKNRGQAAAFVSHKLLRWAGPFLLIAAFVSNLCLATTPIYQTLVVLQVLAYVAAGYGVVASGRSLAARLARAATSFVVMNAAIGVGICRWLAGHDTVIWNPTQRPSWSHIPATSEMVPTTEKRAA, from the coding sequence TTGTCGGGCTCCCTCGTGGGGCTGTTCTACGCCTACCTGGGTTACCCGCTTCTGATCGCCGTGCTGGCCCGTGTGTTCGGACGCGATGAATCCCCGGTCGCCGCGGCACGGCGCCAGGATTTGCCCGAAGTCACGGTGCTGATCGCGGCCCACAACGCCGCGAACTATCTGACCGAACGCATCGAAAACATTCTCGCGTGCGACTATCCGCCCGAGCGATTGAACATCCTGGTCGCCTCCGACGGAAGCACCGATCAAACCGGACGCGTCGTGTCGGAATTCAACGACAGCCGGATCAAGGTGATCTCATTCAAGACCCGCCGCGGCAAGGCGGCCACGTTGATCGACGCCGTCGGATCGGTCGCCAGCCCCGTGGTCATCTTTACCGATGCGACCACGCGGTTCGACAAGCATTCGGTGCGACGACTGGCGCGACATTTTGCGGACCGGCACGTCGGCTTGGTCGCCGGAAAGGTCACGATGATCGACGAGCACGGATCGGCCAGCGAATCGCTGTACTGGAAACTGGAAAACAAGATCCGTGCCTGCGAAGCACGCCTGGGAATCACGCTGGGGGCCAGCGGTGCGATCTATGCCATTTCGCGATCCATGTTCGTTGCCCCATCGCGTCCCACCATCAACGACGACATGGTGCTGCCGATGTTGGTCCGGATGACGCATCCGTGTCGGCTGGTGTTTGACCCGACGGCTCAAGCGTATTCATCCAGCACCGGTGGGATCCGGGCTGAGTTTTCACGTCGTCAACGCATCGGTCTGGGAGCGATGCAGTGCCTGGCGGTACTGCGTGGTTTGCTGCGTTGGAAGAATCGTGGCCAAGCGGCCGCCTTTGTCTCGCACAAGCTGCTCCGCTGGGCCGGCCCGTTCTTGTTGATCGCGGCTTTCGTCAGCAATCTCTGCCTGGCCACCACACCGATCTATCAGACGCTGGTGGTGCTGCAAGTGCTGGCCTATGTCGCGGCCGGCTACGGCGTCGTCGCTTCCGGTCGCAGCCTTGCGGCGCGATTGGCGCGTGCCGCGACGTCATTCGTGGTCATGAATGCCGCGATCGGCGTCGGGATTTGCCGCTGGTTGGCCGGTCATGATACAGTGATCTGGAACCCGACCCAGCGACCGAGTTGGAGCCACATCCCGGCGACATCTGAAATGGTTCCTACCACTGAAAAACGTGCGGCGTAA
- a CDS encoding glycosyltransferase — MACDPRRLLLISYAYPPVGGGGVQRSVKFAKYLPQYQWRPTVLTAADPSVPVRDSDLSMELDPETTVLRARTFEPSYRTKQKLIATQPSSSFSPKQWIRQSARKAAMALLQPDPQVLWNPSASRLATRTLRGIPHDAVYVTGPPFSSFLLGRTLKRRFGLPLVLDFRDEWLLAIRHFENHQRSVIAIRRQRKMLDKVLRAADAVVATTQSSANELARQIDASGGQASVHCIYNGYDQDDLTGLPSAPPISERLRIVYTGTLWKLTDISPIVDALLRLSTTDPDSAARIDLIIAGRRTPHQDAIVGKLDPTRVNVQRHDYLPHGKSLELAASADVLLLLLADEPGAERVVPAKLFEYLALKRPILAVCGDGETASLVGQHRHTFRFSPTQTDGIAGCLIKLFDQRPSVVDGTCLDQFSRRRQAGQLAGIMDSVCR, encoded by the coding sequence ATGGCTTGCGATCCACGACGCCTGCTTTTGATCAGCTATGCCTACCCTCCCGTGGGCGGCGGCGGTGTTCAACGCAGCGTGAAATTTGCCAAGTACCTGCCCCAGTACCAGTGGCGGCCGACGGTGCTGACCGCGGCCGATCCCTCGGTGCCGGTCCGCGATAGCGATTTGTCGATGGAACTGGATCCGGAAACAACCGTGCTGCGCGCCCGGACGTTCGAACCGTCATATCGAACGAAGCAGAAACTGATCGCGACGCAGCCTTCGTCTTCGTTTTCGCCGAAGCAATGGATCAGGCAATCTGCCCGCAAGGCGGCAATGGCGTTGCTGCAACCCGACCCACAAGTCCTTTGGAACCCGTCCGCGTCACGACTGGCGACGCGGACGCTTCGCGGCATCCCGCACGACGCGGTGTATGTGACCGGTCCACCGTTTTCCTCCTTCTTGCTCGGCCGGACGCTCAAGCGTCGCTTCGGATTGCCGCTGGTCTTGGATTTTCGCGACGAATGGCTGCTGGCCATTCGTCACTTCGAAAACCACCAACGTTCGGTGATCGCAATCCGTCGACAACGGAAAATGTTGGACAAGGTCTTGCGGGCGGCCGACGCGGTGGTGGCAACGACGCAATCGAGTGCGAACGAACTCGCACGCCAGATCGACGCTTCCGGCGGGCAGGCTTCGGTGCACTGCATCTACAACGGCTACGACCAAGACGACTTGACCGGACTGCCATCCGCGCCGCCGATCTCGGAGCGGTTGCGGATCGTCTACACCGGCACGCTCTGGAAGCTGACGGACATTTCGCCGATCGTTGACGCGCTACTTCGACTGTCCACGACGGATCCCGATTCGGCCGCGCGGATCGATTTGATCATCGCCGGCAGGCGCACGCCGCATCAAGACGCGATCGTCGGAAAGCTTGATCCGACGCGCGTCAATGTCCAGCGACACGACTACCTGCCGCACGGCAAGTCGCTTGAACTGGCCGCTTCGGCCGACGTGTTGTTGTTGCTGTTGGCCGACGAACCGGGCGCCGAGCGTGTCGTGCCGGCCAAACTGTTCGAATACCTGGCACTCAAGCGACCGATCTTGGCCGTTTGCGGCGACGGGGAAACGGCCTCGTTGGTTGGTCAGCACAGACACACGTTTCGGTTTTCACCCACTCAGACCGACGGCATCGCCGGTTGCCTGATCAAGCTGTTCGACCAGCGGCCGTCGGTCGTCGACGGGACCTGCCTGGACCAATTCTCGCGCCGCCGACAGGCCGGCCAACTGGCAGGCATCATGGATTCGGTCTGCCGATGA
- a CDS encoding glycosyltransferase has product MNILYIATTYPTPTSPRQGMFNRNLVDALRQRHDVRVIAPVPWVQRLRPLGSGSVHHQSPHDFHPTYVYPPKLMRSRYDDFYWQSILPALKQIEASFTPDLVMGYWLHPDGRAAERAALHFKSPCVVFSGGSDLRLLPRNSARRHAIRKVLADADRLVVVSRDLAARAINLGMPADKIDVVYRGVDQHCFHPRPRRDARAACGLPDDGIALMWSGRLEPVKNPTLLFRAAQRWRQRWGDRLKIMIAGDGSMRKDLIKLRSQLNLDSCVRFEGNLSQQELAVRYNAADVMVLTSHSEGVPNVLLESIACDVPFVATDVGGVSEIATPGIDRLVPDNDLDRLVDAVVRQAEQPVESPSQFPRAFVPDGLPQMAARFEAVFRRTLAVWNSKLGKAG; this is encoded by the coding sequence ATGAACATTCTGTACATCGCGACGACCTATCCGACGCCGACCAGCCCGCGGCAGGGGATGTTCAATCGCAACTTGGTGGACGCTCTACGCCAACGCCATGACGTGCGAGTGATCGCACCCGTTCCGTGGGTCCAGCGGCTGCGACCGCTCGGCTCGGGCAGCGTGCACCATCAATCACCACACGATTTTCATCCCACTTACGTCTACCCGCCGAAATTGATGCGGAGTCGCTATGACGATTTCTATTGGCAATCGATCTTACCCGCACTCAAGCAGATCGAAGCATCCTTCACACCGGATTTGGTGATGGGCTATTGGCTGCATCCCGATGGCCGCGCAGCCGAGCGTGCTGCGTTGCACTTCAAGTCACCGTGCGTCGTCTTTTCCGGCGGAAGCGACTTGCGGCTCCTGCCTCGCAACTCCGCTCGGCGGCACGCGATCCGAAAGGTTTTGGCCGACGCCGATCGATTGGTCGTGGTCAGCCGTGACTTGGCGGCCAGGGCGATCAATCTGGGCATGCCGGCCGACAAGATTGACGTGGTTTATCGCGGTGTCGACCAACATTGTTTTCATCCGCGTCCTCGCCGCGATGCCCGTGCCGCGTGCGGTCTACCCGATGACGGGATCGCACTGATGTGGTCCGGCCGATTGGAACCGGTCAAAAACCCGACACTACTGTTCCGCGCCGCCCAACGCTGGCGACAGCGATGGGGCGACCGGCTGAAAATCATGATCGCCGGTGATGGTTCAATGCGGAAAGACCTGATCAAGCTTCGCTCACAACTGAACTTGGATTCGTGCGTGCGATTCGAAGGGAATCTCAGCCAGCAAGAACTGGCCGTTCGCTACAACGCGGCCGATGTGATGGTTTTGACCAGCCACAGCGAAGGCGTTCCGAACGTGTTGCTGGAATCCATCGCATGCGACGTGCCCTTTGTTGCGACCGACGTCGGCGGTGTGTCCGAAATTGCGACTCCAGGCATCGACCGACTCGTTCCCGACAACGACCTGGACCGGTTGGTCGACGCCGTCGTGCGACAGGCTGAGCAACCGGTCGAGTCTCCGTCGCAATTCCCGCGGGCGTTTGTGCCCGACGGGTTGCCGCAGATGGCGGCACGCTTCGAAGCGGTCTTTCGGCGGACGCTGGCAGTTTGGAATTCAAAACTCGGCAAGGCGGGATGA
- a CDS encoding endonuclease/exonuclease/phosphatase family protein, producing the protein MRRATLILAILYLLLLVIGAALMHTRLNSYWLITVFLFSPRWVVALPLLLLVPLTLVFRRRLAPVYLIHVGLVLFPILDFQLPRFAPASSEVRPTLRVLTCNVGGGTLDDRRLIELLRDHEIDVMMLQECTQAVADPLFEQLGWNRRQLHHVVIASPLELSRPRVLGRQPRNNFHAVAAIGCQLTLPQGERVQLASIHLPTFRPALEKIQHFDFQRGPEAIDRLGQTRRGIAKQVAEAVGDVDLPTMLAGDFNVPVESVFYRDYWGEYQNAFSIAGGGLGYTKYTRLHGIRIDHILADQNWDVLAAHVGPDLGGDHRPVIAEFARRSSQ; encoded by the coding sequence ATGAGACGCGCGACGCTGATTCTAGCGATCCTGTATTTGTTGTTGCTGGTCATCGGCGCCGCGTTGATGCACACGCGTCTGAATTCGTATTGGTTGATCACCGTCTTTCTGTTCTCTCCGCGCTGGGTCGTTGCGTTGCCGCTGTTGTTGCTCGTCCCGCTGACACTGGTGTTTCGACGGCGATTGGCTCCCGTCTACTTGATCCACGTCGGTTTGGTCCTGTTTCCGATCCTCGACTTTCAACTCCCGCGTTTCGCCCCGGCGTCCTCGGAGGTGAGACCAACCCTGCGTGTGCTGACCTGCAACGTCGGCGGCGGCACGCTGGATGATCGCCGCCTGATCGAACTGCTTCGCGACCACGAAATCGACGTGATGATGCTGCAGGAATGCACCCAAGCGGTAGCCGATCCGCTGTTTGAACAACTCGGTTGGAACCGCCGACAACTGCACCATGTCGTCATCGCAAGCCCGCTGGAGTTGAGCCGGCCGCGTGTGCTGGGCCGGCAGCCGCGGAACAATTTTCATGCCGTGGCGGCCATCGGGTGCCAACTGACCCTGCCGCAAGGTGAACGCGTTCAACTGGCGTCGATCCACCTGCCCACCTTCCGCCCGGCACTGGAAAAGATTCAACACTTTGATTTCCAGCGCGGCCCAGAAGCCATCGACCGACTGGGCCAGACGCGGCGCGGCATCGCAAAGCAGGTCGCCGAAGCGGTCGGCGACGTCGATCTGCCCACAATGCTCGCAGGCGATTTCAACGTTCCGGTCGAAAGCGTTTTTTATCGCGATTACTGGGGCGAGTATCAAAACGCGTTTTCGATCGCCGGAGGCGGACTGGGTTACACCAAGTACACCCGTTTGCACGGAATCCGAATCGATCACATCCTGGCCGATCAGAATTGGGACGTCTTGGCCGCCCACGTCGGGCCCGATCTGGGCGGTGACCACCGACCGGTGATCGCGGAATTTGCCAGGAGGTCTTCCCAATGA
- a CDS encoding phenylacetate--CoA ligase family protein, translating into MIDWAYQNVIIRGFESGLKRRKTFPYWRELESSQWRSRRDIESLQVRRLRVLLNYCNTYCRWYRDRWAQHGIDVHGISSLADLRAFPITTRAMMRDNAADIRSSQNGIGFVSKATGGSSGAPLRFLIERDANDRRVAAAFRGYGWAGASPGTRQSHLWGVNLNPMSMRRRMKEHFYARLLYRRDLLNSFQMSDSNAGGYVERLNRFRPKVLVAYANPLFVLARAIDERGISVHRPESIIVGSEKLYEHQRALIERVFGSPVYETYGSREFTLIAAECDHHQGLHVTSENMIVEVVDDQGNAVAPGEEGQILVTDLYNTAMPFVRYAIGDRAVAAAGDCSCGRGLPLLEKIVGRQMDVLRLPDGRNLPGAFFPHLIKDISSVRQFQAVQTQPDRIQLKLVVDESWNADDGAELRRRIINTIGESSQLEIRRVDRIDLTAAGKLRVVVAYPDHRTVRQPRIAG; encoded by the coding sequence ATGATCGATTGGGCCTATCAAAACGTCATCATTCGCGGGTTCGAATCGGGGCTGAAGCGTCGCAAGACGTTCCCGTATTGGCGCGAACTGGAATCGAGCCAGTGGCGGTCGCGGCGAGACATCGAATCCTTGCAAGTCCGCCGGCTGCGCGTGTTGCTGAACTACTGCAACACGTACTGCCGTTGGTATCGTGATCGTTGGGCCCAGCACGGGATCGACGTCCATGGCATCTCATCGCTCGCTGATTTGCGAGCGTTTCCGATCACGACCCGCGCCATGATGCGCGACAATGCGGCCGACATCCGCTCGTCCCAAAACGGCATCGGATTTGTGTCCAAGGCGACCGGAGGATCCAGCGGTGCCCCGCTGCGGTTCTTGATCGAACGGGACGCCAACGATCGTCGCGTGGCGGCGGCGTTTCGCGGTTACGGCTGGGCCGGAGCGTCACCGGGGACTCGGCAGTCCCATCTGTGGGGAGTCAATTTGAACCCGATGTCGATGCGGCGGAGGATGAAGGAGCATTTCTACGCCCGCCTCCTGTATCGCCGCGACCTCTTGAACAGCTTTCAGATGTCGGATTCCAACGCCGGCGGCTACGTCGAACGTCTGAACCGGTTTCGCCCCAAAGTCCTGGTGGCGTACGCCAATCCCCTGTTCGTCTTGGCCAGGGCCATCGATGAACGCGGCATTTCGGTTCACCGCCCGGAGTCCATCATCGTCGGATCGGAAAAACTGTACGAACACCAACGGGCATTGATTGAGCGTGTCTTCGGATCCCCTGTCTATGAAACCTACGGTTCGCGCGAATTCACGCTGATCGCGGCCGAGTGCGATCACCACCAAGGGTTACATGTGACGAGCGAGAACATGATCGTCGAAGTGGTCGACGACCAGGGCAACGCGGTCGCACCCGGCGAAGAAGGTCAAATCCTGGTCACCGATCTGTACAACACGGCGATGCCGTTCGTCCGTTACGCGATCGGCGATCGTGCGGTGGCAGCCGCCGGCGACTGCTCCTGTGGCCGTGGTTTGCCTTTGTTGGAAAAAATTGTCGGCCGGCAAATGGATGTGCTGCGATTGCCCGACGGCCGCAACCTGCCCGGGGCGTTCTTTCCACATCTGATCAAAGACATCTCGTCGGTTCGCCAATTCCAAGCCGTCCAAACCCAGCCGGACAGGATCCAGTTGAAGTTGGTCGTCGATGAAAGCTGGAACGCCGATGACGGCGCCGAGCTGAGGCGGCGGATCATCAACACCATCGGTGAATCGTCCCAGTTGGAAATCCGGCGGGTCGATCGAATCGACTTGACGGCCGCGGGAAAACTGAGGGTCGTTGTTGCCTACCCCGATCATCGCACCGTCCGTCAACCCAGGATTGCGGGATGA
- a CDS encoding glycosyltransferase gives MNARHVVHISLGTQVGGMEKLLVEFARFTDRSRYRLSFVSLQRRGELAAEIESHRWPVIAMNKAEGLKPALVGRLAKTLRRMVPDVVHTHNTAAYVYGVAAARLAGVPRVIHTRHGQRFESSRRQTTLFRGLSRWVDRVVSVSSDGARLSVDEGIAADKTVTIFNGVDLDRFAMVHQRPRGRAVVVARLSPEKDVASLIHAIRVAKQNGRRLELDIIGDGSERPHLESLTQSFHLCDQIRFHGIRDDIPVVLAQASMFVLPSVTEGISLTLLEAMATGLPVVACDVGGNPEVVADGRTGILVPPRDPAALAGAIRRLDEDRDLARRFGSEGRARVESKFCVRKMVHAYQQLYSAEAA, from the coding sequence ATGAACGCCCGACACGTCGTTCACATCTCGCTGGGGACTCAGGTCGGCGGGATGGAAAAACTGCTCGTCGAATTCGCCCGCTTCACCGACCGTTCCCGGTACCGGTTGAGCTTCGTCTCGCTTCAGCGGCGGGGCGAACTGGCGGCGGAAATTGAATCGCATCGCTGGCCGGTGATCGCAATGAACAAGGCCGAAGGGCTGAAACCCGCCCTGGTCGGACGGCTGGCCAAAACGCTGCGCCGCATGGTGCCCGATGTCGTTCACACTCACAACACCGCGGCTTATGTCTACGGCGTCGCCGCGGCGCGGCTGGCCGGTGTGCCGCGTGTCATCCATACGCGACACGGCCAACGCTTCGAATCCTCGCGACGACAAACGACACTTTTTCGCGGTCTGTCGCGATGGGTCGACCGGGTGGTCAGCGTGTCCAGCGACGGCGCCCGATTGTCGGTCGACGAAGGCATCGCGGCCGACAAAACGGTCACGATTTTTAACGGTGTTGACCTGGATCGGTTTGCGATGGTCCATCAACGACCCCGCGGACGGGCCGTCGTCGTGGCCCGGCTGAGCCCCGAAAAAGACGTCGCCTCACTGATTCACGCGATCCGAGTCGCCAAACAAAATGGACGCCGACTGGAATTGGACATCATCGGTGACGGCAGCGAGCGGCCCCATTTGGAATCGCTGACGCAATCGTTTCATCTGTGTGATCAAATTCGATTCCACGGCATCCGCGACGACATCCCCGTGGTGCTCGCCCAGGCATCCATGTTCGTCTTGCCCTCGGTCACCGAAGGGATTTCGTTGACGCTGTTGGAAGCGATGGCGACCGGATTGCCGGTCGTGGCCTGTGATGTCGGAGGCAACCCCGAAGTCGTCGCCGACGGCCGGACGGGAATCCTGGTGCCCCCCCGTGACCCCGCGGCCCTTGCCGGCGCGATCCGACGGCTGGACGAAGACCGAGATTTGGCCCGGCGATTTGGCAGCGAAGGACGCGCCCGCGTCGAGTCCAAATTCTGTGTCCGCAAGATGGTGCACGCCTACCAGCAACTCTATTCCGCCGAGGCAGCGTGA